A single window of Nicotiana sylvestris chromosome 3, ASM39365v2, whole genome shotgun sequence DNA harbors:
- the LOC104226771 gene encoding uncharacterized protein codes for MAIDMISEAPSLTTSPRISFSHNLCHKDIATTTNASNDFNSEFDFCISSSTDTETSSADELFSDGLIRPLQLQEKFVTSSKQFPLSKTQTLFNSIPPLPVSSSENEISKQEIKSEQQQKNLSNSISFWGIKRSSSVHCVNTHKKSSFWSLPLLSRSNSTGSVPNSKQSVQKQSSAQWKQMKNSSSAAAASFYTSQKPPLRKNYGNAIRISPILNVPFGLGSLFCNGKDNKKSKK; via the coding sequence ATGGCCATTGATATGATCTCTGAAGCTCCAAGCTTAACCACAAGTCCAAGAATCTCTTTTTCCCATAATCTTTGCCACAAAGATATTGCTACTACTACTAATGCCAGTAATGATTTTAATTCTGAATTTGATTTCTGTATTAGCAGTAGCACAGATACAGAAACTTCCTCAGCAGATGAGCTGTTTTCAGATGGCTTAATTCGTCCTCTTCAACTTCAAGAAAAGTTCGTCACTTCTTCAAAACAGTTTCCTTTATCAAAGACTCAAACTTTATTTAATTCTATTCCGCCCCTTCCAGTTTCCTCATCAGAAAATGAAATTTCAAAGCAAGAAATCAAATCAGAGCAGCAACAAAAGAATCTATCTAATTCTATTTCCTTTTGGGGTATTAAGAGAAGTAGTAGTGTTCATTGTGTTAATACACATAAAAAAAGCTCATTTTGGTCATTACCTTTATTATCCCGAAGCAATTCTACTGGTTCAGTTCCTAATTCAAAGCAATCAGTACAGAAACAAAGTAGTGCGCAATGGAAACAAATGAAGAATTCATCATCAGCAGCAGCAGCTAGTTTTTATACATCTCAAAAGCCACCATTGAGAAAGAATTATGGTAATGCTATTCGGATTAGTCCAATTCTGAATGTTCCATTTGGTTTGGGGTCTCTGTTTTGCAATGGGAAAGATAATAAGAAGAGTAAGAAATGA